A genomic segment from Acuticoccus sediminis encodes:
- a CDS encoding acyl-CoA thioesterase: protein MRPPPSRLSDYPLSETFTTRWADNDIYGHINNAAYYGFIDTAVNRFMIARAGIDIHSGPVIALVVETGCRYHAPLSFPQDVVVALKVARIGNSSVTWHAGLFEAPTEEGATAAAEAHFTHVLVDRDTRRPAAWPDRMRDALASAMA from the coding sequence ATGCGACCACCGCCCTCCCGCCTGTCGGACTACCCGCTGAGCGAGACGTTCACCACGCGGTGGGCCGACAACGACATCTACGGCCACATCAACAACGCGGCGTACTACGGCTTCATCGACACCGCGGTGAACCGGTTCATGATCGCCCGGGCGGGGATCGACATCCACTCCGGCCCGGTGATCGCGCTGGTGGTGGAGACGGGGTGCCGGTACCACGCGCCGCTCTCCTTCCCGCAGGACGTCGTCGTGGCGCTGAAGGTGGCGCGGATCGGCAATTCCAGCGTCACCTGGCACGCCGGCCTCTTCGAGGCGCCGACCGAGGAGGGCGCCACCGCGGCCGCCGAGGCGCACTTCACCCACGTTCTCGTCGACCGCGACACGCGCCGCCCGGCCGCCTGGCCGGACCGCATGCGCGACGCCCTCGCCAGCGCGATGGCCTGA
- a CDS encoding acyl-CoA dehydrogenase family protein — MDQIAFAPPVDDAALHELRREVRAFLAETIGDHAPGQRIRSWMGNDAAFSRACGEAGYLGMTFPTRYGGQGRTSMERYVVTEEMLAAGAPVGLHWIADRQSGPLLLQYGTEEQRREILPRVAAGECYFCIGMSEPDSGSDLAAARTRAEPVDGGFVINGTKVWTTNAHLAHYMILFCKTEAAEDRHGGASQLLIDLSTPGITISPILNMAGKHEFNEVSFRDVFVPETALIGTRGGGWAQVMGELAFERSGPERFLSTFAVLVELIRHASAEPTREAKIAVGRLTAHLVTMRRMSRSVAGLLQAGENPSLQATIVKDLGAVFEQDLPEIARLLVPRPVGRAGQSDYEAVLDYAILHAPSFSLRGGTREILRGIIARGLGLR, encoded by the coding sequence ATGGACCAGATCGCCTTCGCCCCGCCCGTCGACGACGCCGCCCTGCACGAACTGCGCCGGGAGGTCCGCGCCTTCCTCGCCGAAACCATCGGCGACCACGCGCCGGGCCAGCGCATCCGCTCCTGGATGGGCAACGACGCCGCCTTCTCCCGCGCCTGCGGCGAGGCGGGCTACCTCGGCATGACCTTCCCGACCCGCTACGGCGGGCAGGGGCGCACCTCGATGGAGCGCTACGTCGTGACCGAGGAGATGCTCGCCGCCGGCGCGCCGGTCGGCCTGCACTGGATCGCCGACCGCCAGTCCGGCCCGCTTCTGCTCCAGTACGGCACCGAGGAGCAGCGCCGGGAGATCCTGCCCCGGGTCGCCGCCGGGGAGTGCTACTTCTGCATCGGTATGTCGGAGCCGGACTCGGGGTCGGACCTCGCCGCCGCGCGCACCCGGGCCGAGCCGGTCGACGGCGGCTTCGTCATCAACGGCACCAAGGTCTGGACGACGAACGCCCACCTCGCCCACTACATGATCCTCTTCTGCAAGACGGAGGCGGCGGAGGACCGGCACGGCGGCGCGAGCCAGCTTCTCATCGACCTGTCGACCCCCGGCATCACCATCAGCCCGATCCTCAACATGGCCGGCAAGCACGAGTTCAACGAGGTCAGCTTTCGGGACGTCTTCGTGCCGGAGACCGCGCTGATCGGTACCCGCGGCGGGGGCTGGGCCCAGGTGATGGGCGAACTCGCCTTCGAGCGCAGCGGTCCGGAGCGCTTCCTGTCGACCTTCGCGGTGCTGGTCGAGCTCATCCGCCACGCCTCCGCCGAACCGACGCGCGAGGCGAAGATCGCGGTCGGCCGGCTGACGGCGCACCTCGTCACGATGCGGCGCATGTCGCGCTCGGTGGCGGGGCTCCTGCAGGCGGGGGAGAACCCGTCGCTGCAGGCGACCATCGTCAAGGATCTCGGCGCCGTGTTCGAGCAGGACCTGCCGGAGATTGCCCGGCTCCTCGTCCCCCGGCCGGTCGGGCGCGCGGGACAGAGCGACTACGAGGCGGTGCTCGACTACGCCATCCTCCACGCCCCGTCGTTCTCCCTGCGCGGCGGCACGCGGGAGATCCTGCGCGGCATCATCGCCCGGGGGCTGGGCCTGCGCTGA
- a CDS encoding thiolase C-terminal domain-containing protein, with protein MTPGSVAIVGAAESTRMGKVPELSQLSLHADAALNALDDCGLTLQDIDGLATAGQDPSDVVQHLGLNPTWVDGTSVGGCSFMVHVRHAVAALESGLCTTALITHGESGRSQVGRLMRAIFPSANQLNFEAPYGVTLPPTRFTIPVMRMMKETGLTLEQLATVAVVQREWAAFHPRAMYRDPITVDDVLNSKMIADPFRILMCCLVTDAGGALILTKSDRARDFPTKPVYVRGAGESAETAMISQMEDFTSSRAFRVSGKAAFESAGITHADVDHLMIYDAFAHLPVYGLEDLGFVGRGEGGPFIAEGNTRPGGKLPLNTNGGGLSYQHSGMYGMFALQESVRQMRGISPAQVPGAKISVAHGVGGMFHAAGTVVLTNEAQF; from the coding sequence ATGACCCCCGGATCCGTCGCCATCGTCGGGGCCGCCGAGTCCACCAGGATGGGCAAGGTGCCCGAGCTCTCCCAGCTCTCCCTGCACGCCGACGCCGCCCTCAACGCGCTCGACGACTGCGGTCTGACGCTGCAGGACATCGACGGCCTCGCAACCGCCGGTCAGGACCCGTCGGACGTGGTCCAGCACCTCGGCCTCAACCCGACCTGGGTGGACGGCACGTCCGTCGGCGGCTGCTCCTTCATGGTCCATGTGCGCCACGCCGTGGCGGCGCTGGAGTCGGGGCTCTGCACCACCGCGCTCATCACCCATGGCGAGAGCGGGCGCAGCCAGGTCGGGCGGCTGATGCGGGCGATCTTCCCGTCCGCGAACCAGCTCAACTTCGAGGCACCCTACGGCGTCACCCTCCCGCCGACGCGCTTCACAATCCCGGTCATGCGGATGATGAAGGAGACCGGGCTGACATTGGAGCAGCTCGCGACGGTTGCCGTGGTGCAGCGCGAGTGGGCCGCCTTCCACCCGCGCGCGATGTACCGCGATCCGATCACCGTCGACGACGTCCTGAACTCCAAGATGATCGCCGACCCCTTCCGCATCCTCATGTGCTGCCTTGTGACGGACGCGGGCGGGGCGCTGATCCTCACGAAGTCCGACCGCGCCAGGGACTTCCCCACGAAGCCCGTCTACGTGCGCGGCGCGGGAGAGAGCGCGGAGACCGCGATGATCTCGCAGATGGAGGACTTCACCTCCTCCCGAGCCTTCCGCGTCTCCGGGAAGGCGGCGTTCGAGTCGGCCGGGATCACCCATGCCGACGTCGACCACCTGATGATCTACGACGCGTTCGCCCACCTGCCGGTCTACGGGCTCGAGGACCTCGGCTTCGTCGGGCGCGGCGAGGGCGGGCCCTTCATCGCCGAGGGGAACACGCGGCCGGGCGGCAAGCTGCCGCTCAACACCAACGGCGGCGGGCTCTCCTACCAGCACTCGGGCATGTACGGCATGTTCGCGCTGCAGGAGAGCGTCAGGCAGATGCGCGGCATCTCGCCGGCGCAGGTGCCGGGCGCGAAGATCTCCGTCGCGCACGGTGTCGGCGGCATGTTCCATGCGGCGGGCACCGTGGTCCTGACCAACGAGGCGCAGTTCTAA
- a CDS encoding MarR family winged helix-turn-helix transcriptional regulator: MPPPRGVPTNRLLFREIARLRAKLFDRMLEPYGLTSSQSSVIAHLYREDGLTQSEIAARLEIGAAAAGGLIERLEARGLITRQTDPNDRRANRVHLTERAHPMLDAMAEAIAAIDDTAYAGMTVDEIEAIEEKLRAIRLNLQNALRSEACRDPKGGAEDPGAAD, encoded by the coding sequence GTGCCTCCGCCGCGTGGCGTGCCCACCAACCGCCTCCTGTTCCGCGAGATCGCGCGGCTCAGGGCCAAACTGTTCGACCGGATGCTGGAGCCCTACGGCCTCACGTCGAGCCAGTCGTCGGTGATCGCGCACCTCTACCGCGAGGATGGCCTCACCCAGTCGGAGATTGCCGCGAGACTGGAGATCGGCGCGGCGGCGGCCGGCGGGCTCATCGAGCGGCTGGAGGCGCGCGGCCTCATCACCCGGCAGACCGATCCCAACGACCGGCGCGCCAACCGCGTCCACCTCACCGAGCGCGCCCACCCGATGCTCGACGCGATGGCCGAGGCGATCGCCGCGATCGACGATACCGCCTATGCGGGCATGACGGTGGACGAGATCGAAGCCATCGAGGAGAAACTGCGGGCGATCCGCCTCAATCTCCAGAATGCCCTGCGCAGCGAAGCTTGCCGCGATCCCAAGGGTGGTGCCGAGGATCCCGGCGCCGCCGACTAG
- a CDS encoding dienelactone hydrolase family protein, whose translation MDDVSAERVTIPTTSPFVLTDYGRSKAGTSMAAELYTPTAFQPPFPAVVVSEGLGGVKSSRERRYGRFLAQHGFLTLVIDSFKTRGFENAAHPIRAINVTESMMLADAFAALTWLAARPDVDRRRIYNIGFSYGGMISILTAYEQIRRLFAPTDDAFAAHVSYYGPTVPRLEDYRTTGAPLAILNGELDRNFHPKRLDLIAGDLSHGGSAVENHVFPDTYHQWDSDDLVRRFDRFNIRDLGTWIDPGHAIFDERSGRKITNFTTRLMMIARSVSLKGFHLLRDEDVMRRTDEILLRTLTARAGAPETTVAAQ comes from the coding sequence ATGGACGACGTCAGCGCCGAGCGCGTGACCATCCCCACCACCAGCCCCTTCGTGCTGACGGACTATGGTCGCTCAAAGGCCGGCACGTCGATGGCCGCCGAGCTCTACACCCCGACCGCCTTCCAGCCACCGTTCCCCGCCGTCGTCGTGTCGGAGGGGCTCGGCGGCGTGAAATCCTCGCGCGAGCGGCGCTACGGCCGGTTCCTCGCCCAGCACGGCTTCCTCACGCTGGTGATCGACTCGTTCAAGACGCGCGGGTTCGAGAACGCGGCCCACCCCATCCGGGCCATCAACGTCACCGAGTCGATGATGCTGGCGGACGCGTTCGCGGCCCTCACGTGGCTCGCCGCCCGGCCGGACGTCGACCGCAGGCGCATCTACAACATCGGCTTCTCCTACGGCGGGATGATCTCGATCCTCACCGCCTACGAGCAGATCCGCCGCCTGTTCGCGCCGACGGACGATGCCTTCGCCGCGCACGTCTCCTACTACGGCCCGACGGTCCCCCGCCTCGAGGACTACCGCACGACGGGCGCCCCGCTGGCGATCCTGAACGGCGAGCTCGACCGGAACTTCCATCCGAAGCGGCTCGACCTCATCGCCGGGGACCTGTCGCACGGCGGCTCGGCGGTGGAGAACCACGTCTTCCCGGACACCTACCACCAGTGGGACAGCGACGACCTCGTGCGCCGCTTCGACCGCTTCAACATCCGCGACCTCGGCACCTGGATCGACCCCGGACACGCGATCTTCGACGAGCGGAGCGGCCGCAAGATCACCAACTTCACCACCCGGCTAATGATGATCGCCCGCTCCGTGAGCCTCAAGGGCTTCCACCTGCTGCGCGACGAGGACGTGATGCGCAGGACCGACGAGATCCTGCTGCGCACCCTCACCGCCCGCGCCGGAGCCCCGGAGACCACGGTCGCCGCGCAGTGA
- a CDS encoding Zn-ribbon domain-containing OB-fold protein has translation MSDRVLPTITPETAHFWEGAKAGELRLQRCTPHGHTYFPPRFFCPHCGSRDVAVVKASGRAKLHSYVINHMKAPGFTPPFIVAVVELEEGVRMMGNILEVEPTHEAVALDMPLEVTFEELSDEIALPQWRPARGAAE, from the coding sequence ATGTCCGACCGGGTACTGCCGACGATCACGCCGGAGACGGCGCACTTCTGGGAGGGGGCGAAGGCGGGCGAGCTTCGCCTCCAGCGTTGCACGCCGCACGGCCACACCTACTTCCCGCCGCGCTTCTTCTGCCCGCACTGCGGCTCGCGCGACGTTGCGGTGGTGAAGGCGTCCGGACGCGCCAAGCTGCACAGCTACGTCATCAACCACATGAAGGCGCCCGGCTTCACGCCGCCCTTCATCGTCGCCGTGGTCGAGCTGGAGGAGGGGGTCAGGATGATGGGCAACATCCTCGAAGTGGAGCCGACACACGAGGCTGTCGCGCTCGACATGCCGCTCGAGGTGACGTTCGAGGAGCTGTCCGACGAGATCGCCCTGCCGCAGTGGCGTCCGGCGAGGGGGGCGGCCGAATGA
- a CDS encoding GH3 family domain-containing protein codes for MLDATPLLRGYARLRDKRLARRSAAATQETQLLRLVRRAARTRFGRDHDFASIRSVADFQARVPLRSFEDFKRDYFDATFPVLEDVTWPGTVPYFAVSSGTSSGRTKHIPVTREMIRSNARAGTDLLAHHVRRHPRSDVLGGKSFMLSGSVAMEDLGDGIKAGDLSGIARLENPRWSNPFVFPSIKEALEADWETKIDRLARLSLDEPIHCIAGTPSWLLLFFERLAAVSGRPHDVRAFYPNLNLLVYGGMSFAPYRETFEHWCPNPDVDWREAYSASEGFVASADRGVDEGLRLNTDIGLFFEFVPIDEWESESPTRLTLADAPAGEYGLVLSTCAGLWAYRIGDVVELIPGDPPRVKVTGRTSYYLSAFGEHLSGREIEAAVLAAAHDAGRSVAEYTVAPVYPARGESAGQHVFVVELDGPADAARFADVLDRALQQGNEDYEVHRRGDYQLKAPRAVLVEPGAFTGWMRARGKLGGQNKVPRVAASEEVRRDVMKLAAGETV; via the coding sequence ATGCTTGACGCGACGCCCCTCCTGCGCGGCTACGCCCGACTGCGCGACAAGCGCCTCGCGCGGCGCAGCGCCGCGGCCACGCAGGAGACCCAGCTCCTGCGCCTCGTGCGCCGCGCCGCCAGGACCCGCTTCGGCCGCGACCACGACTTCGCCTCGATCCGCTCGGTGGCCGACTTCCAGGCCCGCGTGCCGCTGCGCTCCTTCGAGGACTTCAAGCGCGACTACTTCGACGCGACCTTCCCCGTGCTCGAGGACGTCACCTGGCCGGGGACGGTGCCCTATTTCGCCGTGTCGTCCGGCACCTCCAGCGGGCGAACCAAGCACATCCCGGTGACGCGGGAGATGATCCGCTCCAACGCTCGGGCCGGGACCGACCTCCTCGCCCACCATGTCCGCCGCCATCCGCGGAGCGATGTCCTCGGCGGCAAGTCGTTCATGCTGTCCGGGTCGGTGGCGATGGAGGACCTCGGCGACGGCATCAAGGCAGGCGACCTCTCCGGCATCGCACGGCTGGAGAACCCCCGCTGGTCGAACCCGTTCGTCTTTCCCTCCATCAAGGAGGCGCTGGAGGCGGACTGGGAGACCAAGATCGACCGCCTCGCCCGCCTGTCGCTCGACGAGCCGATCCACTGCATCGCCGGGACGCCGTCGTGGCTCCTGCTCTTCTTCGAGCGGCTCGCGGCCGTCTCCGGCCGGCCGCACGACGTGCGGGCGTTCTATCCCAACCTCAACCTTCTCGTTTACGGCGGCATGAGCTTCGCGCCCTACCGCGAGACGTTCGAGCACTGGTGCCCGAACCCCGATGTCGACTGGCGCGAGGCCTATTCGGCGTCCGAGGGTTTCGTCGCGTCCGCCGACCGCGGCGTCGACGAGGGGCTGCGCCTCAACACCGACATCGGCCTCTTCTTCGAGTTCGTGCCCATCGACGAGTGGGAGAGCGAGAGCCCGACGCGCCTCACCCTCGCCGACGCTCCGGCCGGCGAATACGGCCTCGTCCTCTCCACCTGCGCGGGCCTCTGGGCCTACCGGATCGGCGACGTGGTCGAGCTGATCCCCGGCGACCCGCCGCGCGTGAAGGTGACGGGCCGCACGTCCTACTACCTCTCCGCCTTCGGCGAGCACCTCTCCGGCCGCGAGATCGAGGCGGCCGTCCTCGCTGCGGCGCACGACGCCGGCCGGTCCGTCGCCGAATACACCGTCGCCCCGGTCTATCCGGCGCGGGGGGAGAGCGCGGGCCAGCACGTCTTCGTGGTGGAGCTCGACGGACCGGCGGACGCGGCGCGCTTCGCCGACGTCCTCGACCGCGCGCTCCAGCAGGGCAACGAGGACTACGAGGTGCACAGGCGCGGCGACTACCAGCTCAAGGCCCCCAGGGCGGTGCTGGTCGAGCCCGGCGCGTTTACCGGCTGGATGCGCGCGCGTGGCAAGCTCGGCGGGCAGAACAAGGTCCCGCGCGTCGCCGCGTCCGAGGAGGTGCGGCGCGATGTGATGAAACTTGCCGCGGGCGAGACCGTTTGA
- a CDS encoding penicillin acylase family protein codes for MAASTFQHLGRRTRQAFGLAGLAASVLRRSAVRRFPPLSVDQRLAMLPPRAPVATPLTIRWNDNHIPFVEAGSDRDAAVGLGIVHGHLRLAQMELMRRIALGRVAEIAGQSALELDRLVRLIDFPRATESSLALMPEDTRAWIDGFADGINAAADASLPPEFDTLGVPYEPWTAEHLFAVSRLCSADYAWRVWRTLSPLREDPEWSRMWTELIGVAAVADEDILIGADNLEDALPTAFDRAGSNAYALAGSRTASGVPMLACDPHHIITSPNLWLIAGFRTPEITLWGFMIPALPIFGVGRNQHGAWGGTNLHATSSELVDVAGEPLRTRSIAIRAGRKEHEVEARESAFGPIVSDAHAFNIASGTVALHWMGHRPSDEYTPFRNLMRASSWETFADAIDGYALPGLNMLWADPSGSVGKMIAAHIPQRPLATPDDLVVPPQEAHRQWSRLLTGRELPMIVDPADGYVVSANEAPVDPPVTISLFFAADHRFRRIGEVLAARDDFTADDLKALQLDVMHAPALRIAEMLKIAASDVGLAGPVIEAIAAWDGRYGVDSSGALAFELVAEPLVKALEERSPKRFVSPYWRPFSRLERLVDASPKTDLVVALRGALESAAAPFEAHRTWGNLHKVRLSHPLSKLPWLATRLPTIEFPSGGSNDTAMKSMHPFTQKVHTSNFGANARFVADLSDEDGTWAVLLGGQDGWPGSRTMFDMLGAWRRGEQIRLPFTVDRLAEEFRHVTPVTPDA; via the coding sequence ATGGCAGCTTCGACATTCCAGCACCTCGGTCGCCGCACGCGGCAGGCATTCGGCCTCGCCGGCCTCGCCGCCTCCGTGCTGCGTCGCTCGGCGGTGCGACGCTTTCCCCCGCTCTCGGTCGACCAGCGCCTCGCGATGCTGCCGCCCAGGGCCCCGGTCGCGACGCCGCTGACGATCCGCTGGAACGACAATCACATCCCGTTCGTCGAGGCGGGTTCGGACCGCGACGCCGCGGTCGGCCTCGGGATCGTCCACGGCCACCTGCGCCTCGCGCAGATGGAGCTGATGCGCCGCATCGCGCTCGGCCGCGTCGCCGAGATCGCCGGACAGTCGGCCCTCGAGCTCGACCGCCTGGTGCGACTCATCGACTTTCCGCGCGCGACCGAGTCCTCTCTCGCCCTGATGCCGGAGGACACGCGCGCCTGGATCGACGGGTTCGCCGACGGCATCAACGCCGCCGCCGACGCCAGCCTCCCGCCCGAATTCGACACGCTCGGCGTCCCGTACGAGCCGTGGACTGCCGAACACCTCTTCGCCGTCTCGCGCCTGTGCTCCGCCGACTACGCATGGCGGGTGTGGCGCACGCTGAGCCCGCTGCGCGAGGACCCGGAGTGGTCGCGCATGTGGACCGAGCTGATCGGGGTCGCCGCCGTCGCCGACGAGGACATCCTCATAGGCGCCGACAACCTGGAGGACGCGCTCCCCACCGCGTTCGACCGGGCCGGATCCAACGCCTACGCGCTCGCCGGGTCGCGAACCGCCTCGGGCGTGCCGATGCTCGCGTGCGACCCGCATCACATCATCACCTCGCCGAACCTGTGGCTCATCGCCGGGTTCAGGACGCCCGAGATCACCCTCTGGGGCTTCATGATCCCGGCTCTGCCGATCTTCGGCGTCGGGCGCAACCAGCACGGCGCGTGGGGCGGCACGAACCTCCACGCCACGTCGTCCGAGCTGGTGGACGTCGCCGGCGAGCCGCTCCGGACGCGCAGCATCGCCATCAGGGCCGGCAGGAAGGAACACGAGGTGGAGGCGCGCGAGAGTGCCTTCGGGCCGATCGTCAGCGACGCCCACGCCTTCAACATCGCCTCCGGCACGGTCGCGCTGCACTGGATGGGCCATCGTCCGAGCGACGAGTACACCCCGTTCCGCAACCTGATGCGCGCCTCCTCCTGGGAGACGTTCGCCGACGCGATCGACGGCTACGCCCTCCCCGGCCTCAACATGCTGTGGGCCGACCCGTCGGGCAGCGTCGGCAAGATGATCGCCGCGCACATCCCCCAGCGCCCGCTCGCGACGCCCGACGACCTCGTCGTCCCGCCTCAGGAGGCGCACCGGCAGTGGTCCCGGCTCCTCACCGGGCGGGAGCTGCCGATGATCGTCGACCCGGCGGACGGCTACGTCGTCTCCGCCAACGAGGCGCCGGTGGACCCGCCGGTGACGATCAGCCTCTTCTTCGCTGCCGACCACCGCTTCCGCCGCATCGGCGAGGTCCTGGCGGCGCGCGACGACTTCACCGCCGACGACCTCAAGGCCCTGCAGCTCGACGTCATGCACGCCCCGGCGCTCAGGATCGCCGAGATGCTGAAGATCGCGGCGTCCGACGTCGGCCTCGCGGGACCGGTGATCGAGGCGATCGCGGCGTGGGACGGGCGCTACGGCGTCGACTCCTCCGGTGCGCTCGCGTTCGAGCTGGTCGCCGAGCCGCTGGTGAAGGCGCTCGAGGAACGCTCGCCGAAGCGCTTCGTGAGCCCCTACTGGCGGCCGTTCTCCCGTCTCGAACGGCTCGTCGACGCCTCGCCCAAGACCGACCTCGTCGTCGCGCTGCGCGGCGCGCTGGAGTCGGCCGCCGCGCCGTTCGAGGCGCATCGCACCTGGGGGAACCTGCACAAGGTCCGCCTGTCGCACCCGCTCTCGAAGCTCCCCTGGCTCGCCACACGGCTTCCGACCATCGAGTTCCCGTCCGGCGGGTCCAACGACACGGCGATGAAGTCGATGCACCCGTTCACGCAGAAGGTGCACACGTCGAACTTCGGCGCGAACGCCCGCTTCGTCGCCGACCTTTCGGACGAGGACGGCACCTGGGCGGTGCTTCTCGGCGGACAGGACGGCTGGCCGGGCTCGCGCACGATGTTCGACATGCTGGGTGCGTGGCGGCGCGGCGAGCAGATCCGCCTGCCCTTCACGGTCGATCGCCTCGCCGAGGAGTTCCGCCACGTCACCCCCGTGACGCCCGATGCTTGA
- a CDS encoding oxepin-CoA hydrolase, alternative type, translated as MARVETHQDGAVLTLVNNDPASRNSLVEEVYVGLTDALKAAEADPAVRAVVLTGAGGFFCSGGNIQSLKERVGSDYATRRRNVERLHGLIRTMRNLRLPIIAAVEGGAAGAGASLAAASDLIVASSSSYMSIAYVKIGLTPDGGATVFFGRALPRQLVQEMVWTGDRVPAERLHALGFVNRLAEPGSALADAQAWAAELARGPAQAIARGKALVNNAATASMDEQLDLEASGIADALGGDEAQEGLNAFLEKRPADFTRV; from the coding sequence ATGGCACGTGTCGAAACCCACCAGGACGGCGCCGTCCTGACGCTCGTCAACAACGACCCGGCGAGCCGCAACTCCCTCGTGGAGGAGGTCTACGTCGGCCTCACCGATGCGCTGAAGGCGGCGGAGGCGGACCCGGCGGTGCGCGCCGTGGTGCTGACGGGGGCCGGCGGGTTCTTCTGCTCCGGCGGCAACATCCAGAGCCTGAAGGAGCGCGTCGGCAGCGACTACGCCACCCGCCGGCGCAACGTGGAGAGGCTGCACGGCCTCATCCGCACGATGCGCAATCTTCGCCTGCCGATCATCGCGGCGGTCGAAGGGGGCGCGGCCGGGGCCGGGGCGTCGCTGGCGGCGGCGTCGGACCTCATCGTCGCGTCGAGCTCGTCCTACATGTCGATCGCCTACGTGAAGATCGGGCTGACGCCGGACGGCGGGGCGACCGTCTTCTTCGGCAGGGCGCTGCCGCGCCAGCTGGTGCAGGAGATGGTATGGACCGGCGACCGGGTGCCGGCCGAGCGGCTTCACGCGCTGGGGTTCGTCAACCGCCTCGCCGAGCCGGGGTCCGCGCTCGCCGACGCGCAGGCCTGGGCGGCCGAACTCGCCAGGGGTCCGGCGCAGGCGATCGCGCGGGGCAAGGCGCTCGTGAACAACGCGGCGACCGCCTCGATGGACGAGCAGCTCGACCTCGAGGCATCCGGCATCGCCGATGCCCTCGGCGGCGACGAGGCGCAGGAAGGCCTCAACGCCTTCCTGGAGAAGCGCCCCGCCGACTTTACCCGAGTGTGA
- a CDS encoding acyl-CoA dehydrogenase family protein: MTDSATQVFADAEEAARCPRDEAAWSAALWARVEEAGFPEALTYDESDGITTADALGIVRVAAAHAAPVPIGETMVAHWLLARAGVAAPSGPLTVGPVVAGEALTAREGDGALYVEGRLSGVPYARFAAGVVVLVEVEGRTLAVCLRAEDIGTEPGLNLACEARDDVVVKTAVPPDRFGPSPTDAAGLFAIGATLRSVALAGALETVLSRTVAYAGERVQFGRPIAKFQAIQHSLAEIASEAAAARAAADMASEVLTGPEARTLAAVAKARTGEAATKSAGLAHQVHGAIGFTLEHSLHLYTQRLWAWRDEFGTEADWSLVLGEAALEAGPAGYWPMITDLDHRVGL, translated from the coding sequence TTGACCGATTCCGCGACCCAGGTGTTCGCGGATGCCGAGGAGGCGGCGCGCTGCCCCCGTGACGAAGCCGCCTGGTCCGCCGCCCTCTGGGCGCGCGTCGAGGAGGCCGGCTTCCCCGAAGCGCTGACCTACGACGAGTCGGACGGCATCACCACCGCCGACGCGCTCGGGATCGTGCGTGTCGCCGCCGCCCACGCCGCGCCGGTGCCGATCGGCGAGACGATGGTGGCGCACTGGCTCCTCGCCCGTGCCGGTGTCGCGGCGCCGTCTGGCCCGTTGACGGTCGGCCCCGTCGTCGCCGGCGAGGCGCTGACCGCCCGTGAGGGCGACGGCGCGCTCTACGTCGAGGGCCGCCTCTCCGGCGTTCCCTATGCCCGGTTTGCCGCCGGCGTCGTGGTGCTGGTGGAGGTCGAGGGGCGGACGCTCGCGGTCTGCCTGCGCGCCGAGGACATCGGCACCGAGCCGGGCCTCAACCTGGCATGCGAGGCGCGCGACGACGTCGTCGTGAAGACCGCCGTGCCGCCGGACCGGTTCGGCCCGTCGCCGACCGACGCGGCGGGGCTCTTCGCGATCGGGGCGACGTTGCGCAGCGTCGCGCTGGCGGGCGCGCTGGAGACGGTGCTGTCGCGCACCGTCGCCTACGCCGGCGAACGGGTGCAGTTCGGCCGGCCCATCGCCAAGTTCCAGGCCATCCAGCACAGCCTCGCCGAGATCGCCAGCGAGGCGGCCGCCGCCCGCGCCGCCGCCGACATGGCGAGCGAGGTGCTGACCGGGCCCGAGGCGCGCACACTCGCCGCCGTCGCGAAGGCGCGCACCGGCGAGGCGGCCACGAAGTCGGCCGGCCTCGCCCACCAGGTGCACGGGGCCATCGGCTTTACGCTGGAGCACTCGCTCCATCTCTATACCCAGCGCCTCTGGGCCTGGCGCGACGAGTTCGGCACCGAGGCGGACTGGTCTCTCGTCCTCGGCGAGGCGGCGCTTGAGGCGGGGCCTGCCGGCTACTGGCCGATGATCACCGACCTCGACCACCGGGTGGGACTGTAA